A window from Moritella yayanosii encodes these proteins:
- a CDS encoding cation:proton antiporter domain-containing protein, whose amino-acid sequence MDTTLLLFITTAFSFGMLVNITGLPPMVGFLLAGFALNFYGFEATEGLQTFADLGVTLLLFSIGLKLDIRTLFKAEVWGGASVHIFASISFYAVVLFILKQVGLTFFTNLDTFSLVLIAFALSFSSTVFAVKILEEKSETNSLYGRIAIGILIMQDIFAVVFLTVSVGKIPSLFAVILLALPLIRPLLFKLLDRVGHGELLILYGFFLALVLGAGLFESVGMKADLGALIAGMLLAGHASAKQMAKALFNMKEMLLVCFFLSIGLAGLPTVDHLLVAGILAVLLFGKVALYFVTLVKFKLRARTSLFAAFSLANYSEFGLIVAALATYKGWLSQDWLIIMALSVSISFVIASLLNKYADDIYNRFTDKLSRFQTTNLHIDDRSVSLGDAEILVMGMGRIGSGAYDELKSQYGDKVLGLDYNNQKTLDHCEAGRRVITADALDTDFWHKLEITDNIKLVLLAMPDHHGNHYAAEQLHKMDRCSFQVAALAHFKSDEDELRALGVNPVYNIYQEAGAGFAHHVWTELQLPITGSQTK is encoded by the coding sequence ATGGATACGACTCTTTTACTTTTTATTACCACTGCATTCAGTTTTGGCATGCTTGTTAATATCACAGGATTGCCACCTATGGTAGGCTTCTTGTTGGCGGGTTTCGCGCTTAATTTTTATGGTTTTGAAGCGACGGAAGGACTACAGACATTCGCTGATCTTGGTGTAACCCTATTACTTTTCTCTATTGGTTTAAAGTTAGATATACGTACCTTGTTTAAAGCCGAAGTATGGGGTGGGGCAAGTGTGCATATCTTTGCCAGTATTTCTTTTTATGCGGTGGTGTTATTTATTTTAAAGCAGGTGGGATTAACCTTCTTTACTAACCTCGATACTTTCTCATTGGTGCTTATTGCCTTTGCCTTGAGTTTCTCAAGTACGGTGTTTGCAGTAAAAATTCTAGAAGAAAAGAGTGAAACAAACTCGTTATATGGTCGTATCGCGATTGGTATATTGATCATGCAAGATATCTTCGCCGTGGTATTTTTAACGGTATCAGTGGGTAAGATCCCGTCATTATTTGCTGTTATATTACTGGCATTACCATTAATTAGACCATTGCTGTTTAAATTGTTAGACAGAGTCGGTCACGGTGAATTACTGATTTTGTACGGTTTTTTCCTTGCGCTTGTACTTGGCGCTGGACTGTTTGAGTCGGTTGGCATGAAAGCCGATCTCGGAGCCTTGATCGCAGGTATGTTATTAGCGGGTCACGCGAGTGCGAAACAGATGGCAAAAGCCTTGTTTAACATGAAAGAGATGCTGCTCGTTTGTTTTTTCCTCAGTATTGGTTTAGCTGGACTGCCGACGGTTGATCACTTGTTGGTGGCCGGTATTTTAGCGGTATTATTGTTTGGTAAAGTCGCCTTGTATTTCGTGACGTTAGTTAAATTCAAACTACGTGCTCGTACGTCATTATTTGCCGCATTTTCGCTGGCAAACTACAGTGAATTTGGTTTGATTGTAGCGGCTCTCGCGACTTACAAGGGCTGGTTATCACAGGATTGGTTAATTATTATGGCACTGTCGGTATCGATCAGTTTTGTTATTGCTTCGTTACTGAATAAGTATGCAGATGATATTTATAACCGCTTTACGGATAAATTGTCGCGTTTCCAAACCACTAATTTACACATAGATGATCGCTCTGTGTCGCTTGGCGATGCCGAAATCTTGGTGATGGGGATGGGGCGTATTGGTTCGGGTGCGTATGATGAATTGAAATCTCAATATGGTGATAAGGTACTAGGTCTTGATTATAATAACCAAAAGACCTTAGATCATTGTGAAGCCGGTCGACGTGTGATCACTGCCGATGCACTTGATACTGATTTTTGGCATAAATTGGAAATAACGGATAATATTAAATTGGTGCTATTGGCCATGCCCGATCATCACGGTAATCATTATGCCGCAGAGCAGTTACATAAAATGGATCGTTGTAGTTTCCAAGTTGCTGCACTGGCTCATTTTAAGAGTGATGAAGATGAACTAAGAGCACTGGGCGTGAATCCTGTTTATAACATATATCAAGAAGCGGGTGCAGGTTTTGCTCACCATGTTTGGACGGAATTACAGTTACCGATTACGGGTTCGCAGACTAAATAA
- a CDS encoding metalloregulator ArsR/SmtB family transcription factor: protein MEPTQLFKILSDETRLRILMLIDIEKELCVCELITAITASQPSISRNLSQLRKSGLLVDRKYKQWVFYAINPKLPEWQKSIIDLSAQQNNRLISADIQRLNDMGKRPERTQQHCE, encoded by the coding sequence ATGGAACCGACACAACTTTTTAAAATTCTCTCTGACGAAACCCGCCTAAGAATTTTAATGTTAATTGATATTGAAAAAGAGCTTTGCGTATGTGAATTAATCACCGCTATAACAGCAAGTCAGCCAAGCATTTCCCGTAATTTATCTCAACTCCGTAAGTCTGGTTTATTAGTTGATAGAAAGTATAAACAATGGGTGTTCTATGCTATTAACCCAAAATTACCGGAATGGCAAAAATCCATTATAGATCTTAGCGCACAACAGAATAACCGCTTAATAAGTGCGGATATACAACGACTTAACGATATGGGTAAACGCCCTGAAAGAACACAACAACACTGCGAGTAG
- the arsB gene encoding ACR3 family arsenite efflux transporter: protein MGIFERYLSVWVALAITAGVILGAWQPGIFQLIANLEIAHVNLVVAVFIWIMIYPMMVQIDFSAIKDVGKNPKGLFLTVFINWIIKPFTMAAFAWLFFKVFFADMVDPSSAQEYIAGMILLGVAPCTAMVFVWSQLIKGDANYTLVQVSVNDIIMVFAFAPIAAFLLEVSDINVPWKTLLLSVLLYVVLPLIAGILTRRTLNKSTDKAAVQHALAKLKPWSILGLLATVALLFGFQANTLLNDPKTIVLIAIPLALQTYMIFAITFFAAKRLKLPHNIAGPACLIGTSNFFELAVAVAISLFGLHSGAALATVVGVLVEVPIMLSLVAIINRSQGSFNYSKP, encoded by the coding sequence ATGGGTATATTTGAACGGTATTTATCAGTATGGGTGGCACTTGCTATCACCGCAGGTGTGATTTTAGGCGCTTGGCAACCAGGCATTTTTCAGTTAATTGCAAATTTGGAAATTGCACATGTTAACTTAGTTGTCGCGGTCTTTATCTGGATCATGATTTATCCAATGATGGTACAAATCGATTTTTCAGCCATTAAAGATGTCGGCAAAAATCCAAAAGGATTATTTCTCACTGTATTCATTAATTGGATCATTAAACCCTTTACGATGGCTGCTTTTGCCTGGTTATTTTTTAAAGTGTTTTTCGCTGACATGGTCGACCCAAGCTCTGCACAAGAATATATCGCTGGGATGATCTTACTCGGTGTAGCTCCTTGTACTGCAATGGTATTTGTTTGGTCACAACTCATCAAAGGGGATGCCAATTACACCTTAGTGCAAGTCTCCGTGAACGATATTATTATGGTCTTTGCATTTGCCCCTATCGCTGCATTTTTACTGGAAGTCAGTGATATAAACGTACCTTGGAAAACCTTGCTGTTATCTGTTTTGCTCTATGTTGTCCTGCCATTGATTGCAGGTATCCTGACACGTAGAACATTAAATAAGTCAACGGACAAAGCAGCAGTTCAGCATGCATTAGCGAAACTAAAACCTTGGTCTATCTTAGGCCTACTCGCCACTGTTGCTTTATTGTTTGGTTTTCAGGCTAACACCTTGCTTAACGATCCTAAGACCATTGTACTCATCGCTATTCCGCTAGCATTACAGACATACATGATCTTTGCGATTACGTTTTTCGCCGCCAAACGCCTTAAATTACCGCATAACATCGCAGGTCCGGCTTGCTTAATTGGTACCTCCAATTTCTTTGAGCTCGCTGTCGCCGTTGCTATCTCGTTATTTGGTCTACATTCTGGCGCGGCACTTGCCACTGTGGTTGGTGTGCTCGTCGAAGTGCCGATTATGCTATCGCTCGTCGCCATTATTAATCGTAGCCAAGGTTCTTTTAACTATTCAAAACCTTAG
- a CDS encoding ArsJ-associated glyceraldehyde-3-phosphate dehydrogenase translates to MTIKIGINGFGRMGRLAMRVAFNWDDVEIVQINDPAGSAETLAHLLNFDSIHGRWEHHAGFLGDQMIIADRFIPCTRNTAISDTDWSQCDVVLEASGKMKTSALLQGYLDQGVKRVVVTAPVKEEGVLNIVMGVNDDLYNKDLHPIVTAASCTTNCLAPVIKVLQEKIGIKHGSMTTIHNITNTQTILDAPHADLRRARACGTSLIPTTTGSATAITNIFPELTGKLNGHAIRVPLANASLTDCVFEVERETTAEEVNSYFKQAAENELKDILGYEERPLVSVDYKTDPRSCIIDALSTMVVNGTQVKIYAWYDNEWGYANRAAELARLVGRSDK, encoded by the coding sequence ATGACTATTAAAATCGGTATCAATGGTTTTGGCCGTATGGGGCGTCTAGCAATGCGTGTAGCCTTTAACTGGGATGATGTTGAAATTGTACAAATCAATGATCCCGCAGGTAGTGCTGAGACACTCGCACATTTACTTAACTTTGACTCTATTCACGGCCGCTGGGAACATCACGCTGGATTTCTTGGCGATCAAATGATCATCGCCGATCGTTTTATCCCTTGTACACGTAATACCGCCATTAGCGATACCGACTGGTCTCAGTGTGACGTAGTACTGGAAGCATCTGGGAAAATGAAAACATCCGCACTACTGCAAGGTTATTTAGACCAAGGTGTTAAACGCGTGGTTGTTACTGCCCCAGTTAAAGAAGAAGGTGTGTTAAACATTGTGATGGGAGTTAATGATGATCTTTACAACAAAGACCTGCACCCGATTGTGACCGCAGCATCTTGTACCACCAACTGTCTCGCGCCTGTTATTAAAGTATTACAAGAAAAAATAGGCATTAAGCATGGCTCAATGACCACGATCCACAACATCACTAATACCCAAACCATTCTTGATGCACCGCATGCCGATTTACGTCGTGCCCGCGCTTGTGGAACGTCATTGATCCCCACAACGACAGGCTCTGCAACGGCAATTACCAATATCTTCCCCGAATTAACCGGTAAGTTAAACGGTCATGCTATCCGCGTACCATTAGCGAATGCATCGCTGACGGATTGCGTGTTTGAAGTAGAACGTGAAACAACAGCAGAAGAAGTGAACAGTTACTTCAAACAAGCAGCAGAAAACGAACTTAAAGACATCCTTGGTTATGAAGAGCGTCCTTTAGTATCGGTTGACTACAAAACAGATCCACGTTCATGCATCATTGATGCCTTATCAACGATGGTTGTTAATGGTACCCAA